A window from Musa acuminata AAA Group cultivar baxijiao unplaced genomic scaffold, Cavendish_Baxijiao_AAA HiC_scaffold_1038, whole genome shotgun sequence encodes these proteins:
- the LOC135665720 gene encoding putative cytochrome c biosynthesis ccmC-like mitochondrial protein, whose amino-acid sequence MSVSLLQPSFFMAKTKSYAQILIGSRLFLTAMAIHLSLRVAPPDLQQGGNSRILYVHVPVARMSIVTYIATAINSSLFLLTKHPFFLRSSGIGTEIGAFYTFLTLVTGGFRGRPMWGTFRVWDARFTSVFILFLIYLGALRFQKLPVEPAPISIRAGPIDIPIIKSPVNWWNTLHQPGSISLSGTSIHAPMPIPILSNFANFPFSTRILFVLETRLPIPSFPESPLTESIEAREVIQTNKNLVHSLLHPWL is encoded by the coding sequence ATGTCAGTTTCGTTATTACAACCTTCTTTTTTTATGGCAAAGACAAAAAGCTACGCGCAAATTCTCATTGGATCTCGCTTGTTCTTAACTGCGATGGCTATTCATTTAAGTCTTCGGGTAGCACCACCAGATCTTCAACAAGGTGGAAATTCTCGTATTCTGTATGTACATGTTCCTGTGGCTCGGATGAGTATAGTGACTTATATCGCTACGGCTATAAACAGTTCCTTATTTCTATTAACAAAACATCCCTTTTTTCTTCGCTCTTCCGGAATCGGTACTGAAATTGGTGCTTTTTACACTTTTTTGACCTTAGTTACTGGGGGGTTTCGGGGAAGGCCTATGTGGGGCACCTTTCGGGTATGGGATGCTCGTTTCACTTCTGTATTCATCTTGTTCCTTATTTACCTGGGTGCACTGCGTTTTCAAAAGCTTCCTGTCGAACCGGCTCCTATTTCAATCCGTGCTGGACCGATCGATATACCAATAATCAAGTCTCCTGTAAACTGGTGGAATACATTGCATCAACCTGGGAGCATTAGCCTATCTGGTACATCAATACATGCTCCTATGCCCATTCCAATCTTGTCTAACTTTGCTAACTTCCCCTTCTCCACCCGTATACTATTCGTTCTGGAAACACGTCTTCCTATTCCATCTTTTCCCGAATCCCCTTTAACAGAATCAATAGAAGCTCGAGAAGTAATACAAACTAACAAAAACCTAGTTCACTCGCTGTTGCATCCATGGCTCTGA